One part of the Melitaea cinxia chromosome 8, ilMelCinx1.1, whole genome shotgun sequence genome encodes these proteins:
- the LOC123655581 gene encoding palmitoyltransferase ZDHHC23-A codes for MFTTTMTIQDILPYSSSKSNYKKVDMDAILPFIILPLLLLVSTISKIVTIIVMVFIGMAALYVLSRPRQKNRSPFFYSWTLSSGIYMFLIFELGILRLLEITQLENFVFLLLLACTCYFFYKMKAVADFELATGSSKGKEYSPVLTSDSYYCQICQIEVNERFFHSIWWDCCVLRPNYIYFLAGQIFAFATLLYGTNLGLTAVCQPFILYGTILMPEDCNDVYYEFDLALYFVTCVYGLGYLLITTLVLLRQLFIYIPKYSEPQWRKIINVLTV; via the exons ATGTTCACCACAACTATGACTATTCAGGACATCCTGCCATACAGTTCTAGTAAATCAAATTACAAGAAAGTGGACATGGATGCTATTTTGCCCTTTATTATCTTACCACTGTTACTGCTGGTATCAACGATATCTAAAATAGTAACGATTATAGTTATGGTATTTATTGGCATGGCTGCGCTCTACGTTTTGTCTCGACCACGtcaaaaaaatag GTCCCCATTCTTCTACTCTTGGACGTTATCATCAGGAATTTAtatgtttcttatttttgaACTTGGGATACTAAGATTACTTGAAATCACACAACtagaaaattttgtattctTATTGCTTTTAGCATGTAcatgttactttttttacaaaatgaaaGCAGTAGCTGATTTTGAACTTGCTACGGGATCTTCAAAAGGAAAAGAATACAG CCCTGTATTGACGTCAGATTCGTATTATTGTCAAATATGCCAAATAGAAGTTAACGAAAGATTCTTTCACTCAATATG gTGGGACTGTTGTGTTCTTAGACcgaattacatttattttctggCAGGTCAAATTTTTGCATTTGCAACTCTTTTATATGGAACTAATTTGGGGCTTACAGCAGTATGCCAGCCTTTTATACTTTATGGAACAATACTAATGCCAGAAGACTGTAATGACGTGTATTATGAATTTGA TCTTGCATTGTATTTCGTAACCTGTGTCTATGGATTGGGTTACCTATTAATAACCACCCTAGTATTGTTAAGACaactatttatttacattcCAAAATATAGTG AACCACAGTGgaggaaaataataaatgtattaacagTATAG